The proteins below are encoded in one region of Microthrixaceae bacterium:
- a CDS encoding WhiB family transcriptional regulator has protein sequence MSGDRIRVRAEAGLVSNPVLVPVWPEAACRGSGLDWFPPRHDLRAEAAAINVCRTCPHQAECLAWAIEHDERGIWGGTTDRERLRAKIRGKRPIRHGTEAGAVEHRRQGIPTCDECATARLAAERARRARRQAQEPDG, from the coding sequence GTGAGCGGCGACCGAATCAGGGTGCGTGCCGAGGCCGGTCTCGTCTCCAACCCAGTGCTGGTGCCGGTGTGGCCGGAGGCGGCGTGTCGTGGCAGCGGCCTCGACTGGTTCCCGCCCCGTCACGACCTGCGGGCTGAGGCCGCTGCGATCAACGTGTGCCGCACCTGCCCGCACCAGGCCGAATGTCTGGCGTGGGCGATCGAGCACGACGAGCGCGGCATCTGGGGTGGCACGACCGACCGGGAACGGTTGCGGGCCAAGATCCGGGGCAAACGTCCGATCCGTCACGGCACGGAGGCGGGTGCGGTGGAGCATCGACGCCAGGGCATCCCGACGTGTGACGAGTGCGCTACGGCTCGGCTCGCTGCTGAGCGGGCAAGGCGGGCAAGGCGGCAAGCGCAGGAGCCGGATGGGTGA